A region from the Kribbella shirazensis genome encodes:
- the cmk gene encoding (d)CMP kinase: MIIAVDGPSGSGKSSTARGVATRLGLRYLDTGATYRAVTWSAVERGLDLDDTAAVAQRARDLELEISTEPGNQFVIADGTDITAAIREPRISEVVSKIATNLDVRHELVRRQREIIDDAQPSGGIVVEGRDIATVVAPDAELKVHLTADQDARMSRRGAELESGAVTAEQLRDQIVRRDADDSTVSQFMVASDGAVTVDSTHLTLEEVIDVISRLAKEAEAVPRGRNDG, encoded by the coding sequence ATGATCATCGCTGTGGACGGGCCGAGCGGCTCCGGTAAGTCGAGCACCGCCCGCGGAGTGGCCACCCGGCTCGGACTGCGGTACCTGGACACCGGTGCGACGTACCGCGCGGTGACCTGGTCGGCCGTCGAGCGCGGGCTGGACCTGGACGACACGGCGGCGGTCGCGCAGCGTGCGCGGGACCTGGAGCTGGAGATCAGCACCGAGCCCGGCAACCAGTTCGTGATCGCCGACGGGACCGATATCACGGCCGCGATCCGGGAGCCCCGGATCAGCGAGGTGGTCTCGAAGATCGCGACCAACCTGGACGTCCGCCACGAGCTGGTCCGGCGGCAGCGGGAGATCATCGACGACGCGCAGCCGAGCGGCGGGATCGTCGTCGAGGGCCGCGACATCGCCACCGTGGTCGCGCCGGACGCCGAGCTGAAGGTGCACCTGACCGCCGACCAGGACGCGCGGATGTCGCGCCGCGGCGCCGAGCTGGAGTCCGGTGCGGTGACCGCGGAGCAGCTCCGCGACCAGATCGTCCGCCGGGACGCCGACGACTCCACCGTCTCGCAGTTCATGGTCGCCTCCGACGGCGCCGTCACCGTCGACTCCACCCATCTGACCCTGGAGGAGGTCATCGATGTGATCAGCCGACTCGCGAAGGAGGCCGAAGCAGTTCCGCGGGGCCGGAATGACGGCTGA
- a CDS encoding lysophospholipid acyltransferase family protein: MTAELTGHRELHREPPRTDDLRPLPYRLALPLRRVARHYFVRKYKLTVHHEDRFPLTGPLLMAPNHLSLLDAPLLGAIAPRMLHQLGKIEVFGGVQGRFLHLVGQIPVDRSSYDTLAVRKSIQVLRDGRVLNIYPEGTRGPGDFSRIRTGVAYLAMVTGAPILPVALMGTRLPGGSVEGHPPTGSRVDVVYGEPFSIDRVPFPRRHSDVQAVAVHIGDVLRAHVKAAVEETGHPLPGWRDQKDPDD, from the coding sequence ATGACGGCTGAGCTGACCGGGCACCGCGAGCTGCACCGCGAGCCGCCGCGCACCGACGATCTGCGCCCGCTGCCGTACCGCTTGGCGCTGCCGCTGCGCCGGGTCGCCCGGCACTACTTCGTCCGCAAGTACAAGCTGACCGTCCACCACGAGGACCGGTTCCCGCTGACCGGCCCGCTGCTGATGGCGCCGAACCACCTGAGTCTGCTCGACGCCCCGCTGCTCGGCGCGATCGCGCCGCGGATGCTGCACCAGCTCGGGAAGATCGAGGTGTTCGGCGGGGTGCAGGGCAGGTTCCTGCACCTGGTCGGGCAGATCCCGGTCGACAGGTCGTCGTACGACACGCTCGCGGTCCGGAAGTCGATCCAGGTACTGCGGGACGGGCGGGTGCTGAACATCTACCCGGAGGGCACCCGCGGACCGGGCGACTTCAGCCGGATCCGGACCGGGGTGGCGTACCTGGCGATGGTGACCGGGGCGCCGATCCTGCCGGTGGCGCTGATGGGGACGCGGCTGCCGGGCGGCAGCGTGGAGGGTCATCCGCCGACCGGAAGCCGGGTCGACGTGGTGTATGGCGAGCCGTTCTCGATCGACCGCGTACCCTTTCCCAGGAGACATTCCGACGTACAGGCGGTCGCTGTCCACATCGGCGACGTGCTGCGCGCCCATGTGAAGGCGGCCGTCGAAGAAACCGGCCACCCACTTCCGGGCTGGCGAGACCAGAAGGACCCCGATGACTGA
- the der gene encoding ribosome biogenesis GTPase Der: MTDLPTEVPTHDREDAGPLPVLAIVGRPNVGKSTLVNRIIGRREAVVEDTPGVTRDRVSYDANWAGREFTVVDTGGWDPDAVGMAALVAAQAEVAINAADAVLFVVDAVVGITDADEAVVRVLRKSGKPVVLAANKVDDQRVESEAMNLWSLGIGEPFPVSAMHGRGTGDLLDAVLEALPEAPRERDAETGGPRRVAIVGKPNVGKSSLLNKVAKEDRVVVSDVAGTTVDPVDELITLGGQEWRFIDTAGIRRKVKNASGHEYYATLRTNAAIERAEVVVVVIDSSESITEQDLRIMNAVEEAGKALVIAYNKWDLVDEERRYYLEREIDRDLVQFRWAPRVNISALTGRHMEKLVPAIEAALEGWQTRVPTGQLNAFLGRLVAAHPHPVRSGKQPKILFGTQATTMPPTFAIFTSGQIEPSYQRFIERRLREDFGFVGSPVHVQIRARQKNKKR; the protein is encoded by the coding sequence ATGACTGACCTGCCCACCGAAGTACCAACGCACGACCGTGAGGACGCCGGTCCGCTGCCGGTGCTCGCGATCGTCGGGCGGCCGAACGTGGGCAAGTCCACGCTGGTCAACCGCATCATCGGCCGCCGCGAGGCGGTCGTCGAGGACACCCCGGGCGTCACCCGCGACCGGGTGTCGTACGACGCCAACTGGGCCGGGCGGGAGTTCACCGTCGTCGACACCGGCGGCTGGGACCCGGACGCGGTCGGCATGGCGGCGCTCGTCGCCGCGCAGGCGGAGGTCGCGATCAACGCGGCCGACGCGGTGCTGTTCGTGGTCGACGCGGTCGTCGGCATCACGGACGCCGACGAGGCGGTCGTCCGGGTACTGCGGAAGTCCGGCAAACCCGTCGTACTGGCCGCGAACAAGGTCGACGACCAGCGCGTCGAGTCCGAGGCGATGAACCTGTGGAGCCTCGGGATCGGGGAGCCGTTCCCGGTGTCGGCGATGCACGGCCGCGGTACGGGCGACCTGCTGGACGCGGTACTCGAGGCCCTGCCGGAGGCGCCGCGGGAGCGTGACGCCGAGACCGGCGGGCCGCGCCGGGTCGCGATCGTCGGCAAGCCGAACGTCGGCAAGTCCTCCCTGCTGAACAAGGTCGCCAAGGAGGACCGGGTCGTCGTCAGCGACGTCGCCGGGACGACGGTCGACCCGGTGGACGAGCTGATCACGCTCGGCGGCCAGGAGTGGCGGTTCATCGACACCGCCGGCATCCGGCGCAAGGTGAAGAACGCCTCCGGCCACGAGTACTACGCGACGCTGCGGACCAACGCGGCGATCGAGCGGGCCGAGGTCGTGGTCGTCGTGATCGACTCGTCGGAGTCGATCACGGAGCAGGACCTGCGGATCATGAACGCGGTCGAGGAGGCCGGCAAGGCGCTGGTCATCGCCTACAACAAGTGGGACCTGGTCGACGAGGAGCGCCGGTACTACCTGGAGCGGGAGATCGACCGGGACCTGGTGCAGTTCCGCTGGGCGCCGCGGGTGAACATCAGCGCCCTCACCGGCCGGCACATGGAGAAGCTGGTGCCCGCGATCGAGGCCGCGCTGGAGGGCTGGCAGACGCGTGTCCCCACCGGCCAGCTGAACGCCTTCCTCGGCCGCCTGGTCGCCGCGCACCCGCACCCGGTCCGCTCCGGCAAGCAGCCGAAGATCCTCTTCGGCACCCAGGCCACCACGATGCCCCCCACCTTCGCGATCTTCACCTCCGGCCAGATCGAGCCCTCCTACCAGCGCTTCATCGAACGCCGCCTCCGCGAGGACTTCGGCTTCGTCGGCAGCCCCGTCCACGTCCAGATCCGAGCCCGCCAGAAGAACAAGAAACGCTGA
- a CDS encoding group I intron-associated PD-(D/E)XK endonuclease, with translation MGATGDRRGWTDDDLRQAVKSSVSWRGVARVLGLKDTSAATPRRHAARLGLDTSHFTGQRRWSDQQLREAVAASSCWADVVAALGIVDNGAERVRVKGHAVRLGLDCSHLRPPHAKSAPDEVFDEPVRPEMLRYSAAALAMAWFTLRGCAVALPIEPQAYDLLVTTSKGIQRVQVKSCAARTAKGYWHVGIGRRPYVLDKSASKMPYDPESIDLFFIVLGDGSIYVIPSSVLAGRVGISIESYTAYRVGDASSMLGSGAPATDAPRGVSAYAREFLGLRGFDPQGFAFDVYSGRDAV, from the coding sequence ATGGGTGCAACGGGAGACCGACGAGGCTGGACCGACGACGACCTGAGGCAGGCGGTGAAGAGCAGCGTGTCCTGGCGTGGGGTTGCCCGCGTCCTGGGCTTGAAGGACACCTCTGCGGCGACGCCTCGGCGGCATGCGGCGCGGCTGGGGTTGGACACGTCACACTTCACTGGGCAGCGCCGCTGGTCCGATCAGCAGTTGCGTGAAGCCGTGGCGGCTTCGAGTTGCTGGGCGGACGTCGTTGCCGCACTTGGCATCGTCGACAACGGAGCAGAGCGAGTCCGGGTCAAGGGCCATGCCGTCAGGCTGGGCCTGGACTGCAGTCATCTGAGGCCGCCTCATGCCAAGTCGGCCCCGGACGAGGTGTTCGATGAGCCGGTACGGCCGGAGATGCTCCGGTATTCGGCGGCGGCCCTGGCGATGGCCTGGTTCACCTTGCGTGGATGTGCGGTTGCGTTGCCGATCGAACCACAGGCCTACGACCTGCTCGTTACGACATCAAAGGGCATTCAGCGTGTACAGGTGAAATCCTGCGCGGCACGGACCGCAAAGGGCTATTGGCACGTTGGCATCGGCCGACGTCCGTACGTGCTGGACAAGTCCGCGAGCAAGATGCCGTACGACCCGGAATCAATCGACCTCTTCTTCATCGTTCTGGGCGACGGCAGCATCTACGTCATCCCCAGCTCCGTCCTGGCAGGCCGTGTCGGCATCTCGATCGAGAGCTATACGGCGTACCGCGTGGGGGATGCTTCGAGCATGTTGGGGAGCGGGGCACCAGCAACTGATGCCCCGCGTGGTGTGTCAGCGTACGCTCGCGAGTTCCTGGGGCTCCGGGGTTTCGACCCGCAGGGTTTCGCCTTCGATGTCTACTCGGGGCGTGATGCGGTCTAG
- a CDS encoding MMPL family transporter codes for MANLLYRLGRFSYQRRRLVAALWALFLVVLGVGALTLGGKTANTFSIPGTESQRALDALKQELPAASGASATVVVKAPDGKTLADPAVKAAVGVTVGKVAKVPEVIAAIDPFTSKAISPDGTTGLISVQFDKPADELAPESSDAYDGLSGLSSGDLQVVPGGQIKAGIPEIGATEVIGVAVAAVVLVVTFGSLVAAGMTLLTALLGVLAGMAGLFIVTAFTDVSSTAPILALMLGLAVGIDYSLFISSRHRSQLGEGMDPEESVARATATAGSAVLFAGATVVIALAGLSVVGVPFLTAMGLAAAATVLTAVLVALTLLPALLGFVGDRVLPRKLRKAPATAAPAEGFGFRWGRLVTRLRVPIVAVGIIGLGVLAIPAKDMQLALPDGASAAAESNQRIAYDLTAAAFGPGANGPLVVVVKSNDAATSNALVQQVLGKTQGLPDVVAAQPAAASQDGTTRLLQVIPKSGPASSETADLVKNLRSAVQPLATGDANISVTGNTAVGVDVSNKLSDALPTYLFVVIGLSFLLLLLAFRSVLVPLKATLGFVLTIGATFGITVAVFQEGHLASLVGLDSPGPLVSFLPIIMMGILFGLAMDYEVFIVSRVREEFVHGLHANDATVQGLGHGARVVTAAALIMASVFAGFILVEDPIIKAIGFGLTIGVLIDAFVVRMTLVPAILSLLGDRAWWFPRWLDRITPRVDIEGETLRVETPEPQELASVR; via the coding sequence ATGGCCAATCTGCTGTACCGGCTCGGCCGGTTCTCCTACCAGCGCCGGCGTCTCGTCGCCGCCCTGTGGGCGCTGTTCCTCGTCGTGCTCGGTGTCGGCGCGCTGACGCTCGGCGGCAAGACCGCGAACACGTTCTCGATCCCGGGTACCGAGTCGCAGCGCGCGCTCGACGCCCTCAAGCAGGAGCTGCCGGCGGCCAGCGGCGCGTCCGCGACAGTCGTTGTGAAGGCGCCCGACGGCAAGACACTCGCCGACCCGGCGGTGAAGGCCGCCGTCGGGGTGACCGTCGGTAAGGTCGCCAAGGTGCCCGAGGTGATCGCGGCGATCGACCCGTTCACCAGCAAGGCGATCAGCCCGGACGGTACGACGGGACTCATCAGCGTCCAGTTCGACAAGCCGGCCGACGAGCTGGCGCCGGAGAGCAGCGACGCGTACGACGGACTGAGCGGACTGAGCTCCGGTGATCTGCAGGTCGTACCGGGCGGGCAGATCAAGGCCGGAATCCCGGAGATCGGTGCGACCGAGGTGATCGGTGTGGCCGTGGCCGCCGTCGTGCTCGTCGTCACGTTCGGGTCGCTGGTGGCTGCCGGGATGACGCTGCTGACGGCGTTGCTCGGCGTACTGGCCGGCATGGCCGGCCTGTTCATCGTCACCGCGTTCACCGATGTGTCGTCGACCGCACCGATTCTCGCGCTGATGCTCGGCCTCGCGGTCGGGATCGACTACTCGCTGTTCATCAGCTCGCGGCACCGGTCGCAGCTCGGTGAAGGGATGGATCCGGAGGAGTCGGTCGCACGGGCGACGGCGACGGCCGGGTCGGCGGTGCTGTTCGCCGGTGCGACCGTCGTGATCGCGCTGGCCGGGCTGTCGGTGGTCGGCGTACCGTTCCTGACGGCTATGGGGCTGGCCGCGGCGGCGACGGTGCTGACCGCCGTACTCGTGGCGCTGACGCTGCTGCCGGCGCTGCTCGGCTTCGTCGGGGACCGGGTGTTGCCGCGGAAGCTCCGCAAGGCGCCGGCCACGGCGGCTCCTGCCGAGGGCTTCGGCTTCCGATGGGGCCGGCTGGTGACGCGGCTCAGGGTGCCGATCGTTGCTGTCGGCATCATCGGCCTCGGGGTGCTCGCGATCCCGGCGAAGGACATGCAGCTCGCGCTGCCGGACGGCGCGTCGGCCGCAGCCGAAAGCAACCAGCGGATCGCGTACGACCTGACCGCTGCCGCCTTCGGACCGGGCGCGAACGGGCCGCTCGTGGTCGTTGTGAAGAGCAACGACGCGGCGACCTCGAACGCACTGGTGCAGCAGGTGCTCGGGAAGACGCAGGGCCTGCCCGATGTGGTCGCGGCGCAACCGGCCGCGGCGAGTCAGGACGGTACGACGCGGTTGCTGCAGGTGATCCCGAAGAGCGGACCGGCCAGCTCGGAGACCGCTGACCTGGTGAAGAACCTGCGGTCCGCCGTACAGCCGCTCGCCACGGGCGACGCGAATATCTCCGTGACCGGCAACACCGCGGTCGGCGTCGATGTGTCGAACAAGCTGTCCGACGCGTTGCCGACGTACCTGTTCGTGGTGATCGGGTTGTCGTTCCTGCTGTTGCTGCTGGCGTTCCGGTCGGTGCTCGTGCCGTTGAAGGCGACGCTCGGGTTCGTGCTGACGATCGGGGCGACCTTCGGGATCACGGTCGCCGTGTTCCAGGAGGGACATCTGGCGAGCCTGGTCGGGCTGGACTCCCCCGGGCCGCTGGTGAGCTTCCTGCCGATCATCATGATGGGCATCCTGTTCGGGCTCGCGATGGACTACGAGGTGTTCATCGTGTCCCGGGTCCGCGAGGAGTTCGTGCACGGCCTGCACGCGAACGACGCGACCGTCCAGGGCCTCGGCCACGGCGCCCGCGTCGTCACCGCCGCCGCCCTGATCATGGCGTCCGTCTTCGCCGGGTTCATCCTCGTCGAGGACCCGATCATCAAGGCGATCGGCTTCGGCCTCACGATCGGCGTCCTGATCGACGCGTTCGTCGTCCGCATGACCCTCGTCCCCGCCATCCTCAGCCTCCTCGGCGACCGGGCCTGGTGGTTCCCCCGCTGGCTAGACCGCATCACGCCCCGAGTAGACATCGAAGGCGAAACCCTGCGGGTCGAAACCCCGGAGCCCCAGGAACTCGCGAGCGTACGCTGA
- a CDS encoding TetR/AcrR family transcriptional regulator, which yields MAVITPARERTRREIVRQAMDLFQAAGYNATSLQDIATAAGCSKATVLYHFSGKPAVLAAVLEPAAADLAQLVAAASELPRREAQDLTIQRFIDLAVEHRGVVDVLQDILPVIEDMPEIASLVADGLRMTALMAGSDDPLEQDLAKFAVNGLLGECRHSDERTDDDLRRLCDIALRRLLRRA from the coding sequence ATGGCAGTCATCACCCCCGCCCGGGAGCGGACCAGGCGCGAGATCGTGCGTCAGGCGATGGACCTGTTCCAGGCGGCCGGCTACAACGCGACGTCACTGCAGGACATCGCGACCGCCGCCGGTTGCTCCAAGGCGACGGTGCTGTACCACTTCAGTGGCAAGCCGGCTGTGCTCGCCGCCGTCCTCGAGCCCGCCGCGGCCGACCTCGCCCAACTGGTCGCGGCCGCTTCCGAACTTCCCCGCCGCGAGGCGCAGGACCTCACGATCCAGCGCTTCATCGACCTCGCGGTCGAGCACCGCGGCGTCGTCGACGTGCTGCAGGACATCCTCCCGGTCATCGAGGACATGCCGGAGATCGCGTCGCTGGTGGCCGACGGTCTGCGAATGACCGCGCTGATGGCCGGATCCGACGACCCGCTCGAGCAGGATCTGGCGAAGTTCGCGGTCAACGGGCTGCTCGGCGAGTGCCGGCACTCCGACGAGCGCACCGACGACGACCTCCGACGACTCTGCGACATCGCGCTGCGGAGACTGCTCCGCCGCGCCTGA
- a CDS encoding S1C family serine protease gives MTEEIAGETAGDDVLDAYSRVVSGVAEHLIPRVASLRIHSRRGDSAGSAVVLTGDGHLLTNAHVVGDGSEAAAEFADGTTAQARVVGVDRLSDLAVLRADREIPDPPEYGDADRLKVGNLVVAVGNPLGLAGSVTAGVVSALGRSLPVRSGTAHRIIEDVIQTDAALNPGNAGGALSDGNGRVIGINTAVAGIGLGLAVPVNPTTRRIIYALLHDGRVRRAYLGLVTTPAPLHPALAQRFDQRTALRVVEVIPASPAAAAGLRQGDLVLAVNGVPLRDAQSLQRQLFEDAIALRTEITAIRNNALVDVIAYPAELTDR, from the coding sequence ATGACCGAGGAGATTGCCGGCGAGACCGCGGGGGACGATGTCCTGGATGCCTACTCCCGTGTGGTCTCGGGCGTGGCGGAACACCTGATCCCGCGGGTCGCGAGCCTGCGGATCCACAGCCGGCGCGGCGACTCGGCCGGCTCGGCCGTCGTACTGACCGGCGACGGACATCTGCTCACCAACGCGCACGTGGTCGGCGACGGTTCGGAGGCGGCGGCGGAGTTCGCCGACGGTACGACGGCACAGGCCCGCGTGGTCGGTGTCGACCGGCTGTCGGACCTCGCCGTACTGCGGGCCGATCGGGAGATCCCCGACCCGCCCGAGTACGGCGACGCGGACCGCCTGAAGGTCGGGAACCTGGTGGTTGCCGTCGGCAATCCGCTCGGCCTGGCCGGGAGCGTGACCGCGGGCGTGGTGAGCGCGCTCGGCCGGTCGTTGCCGGTGCGCAGCGGTACGGCGCACCGGATCATCGAGGACGTGATCCAGACCGACGCCGCGCTGAACCCGGGCAACGCCGGCGGCGCACTCTCCGACGGCAACGGCCGGGTGATCGGCATCAACACCGCGGTCGCCGGGATCGGACTCGGCCTCGCCGTCCCGGTCAATCCGACGACCCGGAGGATCATTTACGCGCTCCTGCACGACGGTCGCGTACGCCGTGCGTACCTGGGCCTCGTCACCACGCCCGCGCCGTTGCATCCGGCGCTCGCACAGCGCTTCGACCAGCGCACGGCACTGCGGGTGGTCGAAGTCATCCCGGCCAGCCCGGCGGCGGCCGCCGGGCTGCGTCAGGGCGATCTCGTGCTGGCCGTCAACGGCGTACCGCTCCGCGACGCTCAGTCCCTGCAGCGTCAGCTCTTCGAGGACGCGATCGCCCTCCGCACCGAGATCACGGCGATCCGCAACAACGCGCTCGTCGACGTGATCGCCTACCCGGCGGAGCTCACCGACCGGTGA
- a CDS encoding GNAT family N-acetyltransferase has protein sequence MTGFAEYRPGAARQAVDVRVRAAVDADLTSCAELIVTRTGGPVETRRARLEADLQDPDRYTVVAEIGGEIAGYAAVIRHRRSPADPPTTAPDGYYLIGLIVAPAWRRHGIGDLLTTERMRWTAERADEIYTFANLGNRAILDLHERFGFTEVTRDFTFPNAPLEPGTCVLLRAQFTGR, from the coding sequence ATGACTGGGTTCGCGGAGTACCGGCCTGGGGCTGCCAGGCAGGCGGTCGACGTGCGGGTGCGCGCGGCTGTGGACGCTGATCTCACGTCCTGCGCCGAGTTGATCGTGACGCGGACCGGCGGGCCGGTGGAGACGCGCCGGGCACGCCTGGAGGCGGATCTGCAGGATCCCGATCGGTACACGGTCGTCGCGGAGATCGGTGGGGAGATCGCCGGGTACGCCGCTGTGATCCGGCACCGGCGCTCCCCCGCCGACCCGCCCACGACGGCGCCGGACGGGTACTACCTGATCGGGCTGATCGTCGCGCCCGCCTGGCGGCGTCACGGGATCGGCGACCTGCTCACGACCGAGCGGATGCGCTGGACGGCCGAGCGCGCCGACGAGATCTACACCTTCGCGAACCTCGGCAACCGCGCCATCCTCGACCTCCACGAACGCTTCGGGTTCACCGAGGTCACCCGCGACTTCACCTTCCCCAACGCACCGCTCGAGCCAGGCACCTGCGTCCTGCTCCGCGCCCAGTTCACCGGTCGGTGA
- a CDS encoding LuxR C-terminal-related transcriptional regulator produces the protein MGGDAKERASDRIASLTRQGLDLVTLWRASTEILRDAVPHYQVPCWYTLDPASLLVTSHFNEGMPELPQEWLAEEYYEDDVNKLAEVARSQRGISTLHEATGGDPASSPRWHQNMTMGGDQELIAGLRTRTGEVWGALGLYREPGQPTFDDEDKAFLRAVAPVLAAGARTALLLGAAADPEGTDAPGLLVVSGDWEIESATPGVEHWLRDLPDGDWDTGRLPSAVLAVAGQALRTATYPDAGEVAMSRVMSKSGRWVVLHGTSLVSSSSRRVAVIVEPAHPGRIAPLLMAAYGLTEREQEITRLVLQGDSTVDIAERLVVSTHTIQQHLKSVFDKTGVRSRRDLVGKIFFAHYEPRLRDNERRTIGGRPLRGGPLQT, from the coding sequence GTGGGCGGCGACGCGAAGGAGCGTGCGAGCGACCGGATCGCGTCACTGACGCGGCAAGGGCTCGACCTCGTCACGCTCTGGCGGGCGTCGACCGAGATCCTCCGCGACGCGGTCCCGCACTACCAGGTGCCGTGCTGGTACACGCTGGATCCGGCGTCCCTGCTCGTGACGAGTCACTTCAACGAGGGCATGCCGGAACTGCCGCAGGAGTGGCTCGCGGAGGAGTACTACGAGGACGACGTCAACAAGCTCGCGGAGGTCGCCCGGTCCCAGCGAGGCATTTCGACGCTGCACGAGGCGACCGGCGGCGACCCGGCCAGCAGCCCGCGGTGGCACCAGAACATGACGATGGGCGGCGACCAGGAGCTGATCGCCGGCCTGCGGACGAGAACCGGTGAGGTCTGGGGCGCGCTCGGCCTCTACCGCGAACCGGGGCAGCCTACCTTCGACGACGAGGACAAGGCGTTCCTCCGAGCCGTCGCACCGGTGCTTGCGGCCGGCGCCCGCACCGCATTGCTACTCGGCGCGGCCGCCGATCCGGAAGGCACTGACGCACCAGGACTGCTCGTGGTGTCCGGCGATTGGGAGATCGAGTCCGCGACACCTGGTGTCGAGCACTGGCTGCGCGACCTTCCCGACGGCGACTGGGACACCGGCAGGCTGCCGTCCGCAGTCCTTGCGGTCGCAGGCCAGGCGCTGCGTACGGCGACGTACCCGGACGCCGGCGAGGTCGCGATGTCGCGGGTGATGTCGAAGTCCGGTCGCTGGGTCGTGCTCCACGGGACATCACTGGTCTCTTCGAGTTCCCGCCGCGTCGCCGTGATCGTCGAACCGGCTCATCCCGGACGCATCGCTCCCCTCCTGATGGCGGCGTACGGGCTGACCGAACGCGAGCAGGAGATCACCCGGCTGGTGCTGCAGGGCGACTCCACCGTCGACATCGCCGAACGTCTGGTCGTCTCCACCCACACGATCCAGCAGCACCTTAAGAGCGTGTTCGACAAGACCGGCGTACGCAGCCGGCGCGATCTGGTCGGCAAGATCTTCTTCGCCCACTACGAGCCCCGCCTCCGCGACAACGAACGTCGCACGATCGGCGGCCGCCCACTCCGCGGCGGGCCACTGCAGACGTGA
- a CDS encoding cupin domain-containing protein — translation MTQIQVMGPSDGLTTKDMQGTRADRYLVDSLTSGGTVALVEQILDPHVLAAPLHIHSREDEYSWVIEGRLGAVLGDEEVFADAGALVCKPRGQWHTYWNAGDGPLRILEIITPGGLEALFLKLAEPGGEYDPDTLPALAAQYGCEVDFEATMPIAKRHQLIF, via the coding sequence ATGACACAGATCCAGGTGATGGGGCCGTCCGACGGCCTGACGACGAAAGACATGCAAGGGACCCGGGCCGACCGGTACCTGGTCGACAGCCTGACCTCCGGCGGTACGGTCGCGCTGGTGGAGCAGATCCTCGATCCGCACGTGCTGGCGGCGCCACTGCACATCCACTCGCGCGAGGACGAGTACAGCTGGGTCATCGAGGGCCGGCTCGGTGCGGTCCTCGGCGACGAGGAGGTGTTCGCCGATGCCGGTGCTCTGGTGTGCAAACCGCGGGGGCAGTGGCACACGTACTGGAACGCCGGGGACGGACCGTTGCGCATCCTCGAGATCATCACACCGGGTGGACTCGAGGCGCTGTTCCTCAAGCTGGCCGAGCCCGGTGGCGAGTACGACCCGGACACGCTGCCCGCGCTCGCGGCGCAGTACGGCTGTGAGGTCGACTTCGAGGCGACCATGCCGATCGCCAAGCGTCATCAGCTGATCTTCTAG
- a CDS encoding YybH family protein, with amino-acid sequence MAGARTPEELESMFEDAFVLHDQEALAQLFEPDAVLRPAGARGPLVGPGPVHGRDEIQRLLVDLWDHQEAYVADPQTVLQLRGTALVISRLAVNVVRRTPDGRWRYAIVYLGS; translated from the coding sequence ATGGCCGGGGCGCGTACGCCGGAGGAGCTCGAATCGATGTTCGAGGACGCGTTCGTCCTGCACGATCAGGAGGCGCTCGCGCAGCTGTTCGAACCGGACGCGGTGCTGCGCCCGGCAGGGGCGCGTGGCCCGCTGGTGGGGCCTGGCCCCGTCCATGGCCGGGACGAGATCCAGCGCCTCCTGGTCGACCTGTGGGATCACCAGGAGGCGTACGTCGCTGACCCGCAGACAGTGCTCCAGCTCCGAGGGACCGCCCTCGTCATCAGCCGGCTGGCCGTCAACGTCGTACGACGGACGCCGGACGGCCGCTGGCGCTACGCCATCGTCTACCTCGGCAGCTGA
- a CDS encoding Imm7 family immunity protein, with the protein MARTRLVAVFEYHGWATLRDSQDDWTTGEAADNLSKTAYDAVASAIADVRNDLQLADLRVVNGSAQLWLAGLRNHRQDDVIEVFQRIAQAAPWSYGMLHVYDDEVQGENQNRWVVWVMKRGLALPEADPYLSPHIGVVEDDLEEA; encoded by the coding sequence ATGGCGCGAACGCGGCTGGTAGCCGTGTTCGAGTACCACGGCTGGGCCACACTGCGCGACTCCCAGGACGACTGGACCACGGGCGAGGCCGCCGACAACCTGAGCAAGACGGCGTACGACGCCGTGGCGAGCGCGATCGCCGACGTACGCAACGACCTGCAGCTCGCGGACCTGCGGGTCGTGAACGGCTCGGCCCAGCTGTGGCTGGCCGGGCTGCGGAACCACCGCCAGGATGATGTGATCGAGGTGTTCCAGAGAATCGCCCAGGCGGCCCCGTGGTCCTACGGCATGCTTCATGTCTACGACGACGAGGTCCAAGGCGAGAACCAGAACCGCTGGGTCGTATGGGTGATGAAGCGCGGCTTGGCACTTCCCGAGGCAGACCCGTATCTCTCTCCGCACATTGGCGTTGTGGAGGACGATCTCGAGGAAGCCTGA